Sequence from the Nitrososphaerales archaeon genome:
ACTGTTCATAGTTACGACGAATCCGACCTTGTTATCTTCTTTGGGGTGGAATGGTTTTCTAGTATCTGGATTAATCTTGTTCGTGTTGTATGCTGGAACAGCTGTTATCTCTATTCCCTGTACTTTTACTGTATCTCCGGGTTTTACCACGATAACTTCCTTTGCTCCGACATTTTTGAGTGCACCCTCACACTCTTTCGCTGTGACGATGCTTGTTTCGCTACTTACCACCTTCTTTACATCATTCATGCTGAGATGATCAAAATGTTCATGTGATATTAGCAGAATGTCCGCTTTCCCCACAACATTTATCTTGTACGGATCTATATACACCGTCTTGCCGTTGCTTATCTTGAAGGAATCATGCCCAAGCCACACTATTTTTACGCCGCTGTGTTCGATCATGTCATAGTCTTTACAAAACCTCAAATTAAGGTTAACGCTCTAGACAATTTTTAACCTATTATTCGAGAGCGTGATTACATTCACACTATTTCTTCGGAGTTTATTCTTTAATTCACTGTCGATAGTAGCGGCAAAACATTTGTGTCTTACTGCATAAGCTGTTATTACATCATCAGCAGCAGCCCCTTCTAGCTCTATTATTTTAAATTTATTGGCTAATTCCAAGGCAAGCTTAGCTTCTTTTGAGCGTTTTATTCCAGCCAATGATGCAATTCTGTTCAATTCTCTTATTACAATTGTGGGGATCACAAACTCTATCTTACCCAAATGATCTTCAAGCTCATTCATTCCCCCCACTGGCTGACTGGCAAGTACTATCAAAAAACTCGTGTCGCATATGACTTCAACCAACTGTCACGCCAGCACCTATCAACCGCCACCTGTCCGCTATCTTCCTGCTCAGAGCAATCCTGCTTTGCTCTAGAACGCATATAGGCCTTCTGAACTTCAATTCAACCTTGCCATCCCGTACGGACTTTGCTGTTGCAAGCATCGCTGCTGTACCTATATTAAGTCTTAATAATTCATTCACCTTAATCGGCTCAACCCTAACGAGTTCCGGAGTACCAACGGCTGTGTCAAATAACTGCGTATCAATCGTAACACCCTCCCTTTCTTCTGGCAAAGTGCTAGGCTTACCTATTATAGAACCTATTAAAGAATCACTCTTAACGTAGGACGGATCGAGCTTTGTGCCTATTGCAACTAATCCGCCGGGTTTTATAGAATCTACAATACCCGCTCCCGTGCCAAGACTCGCGATCTCCGTTACAATAGGTTCATACTTGCCTTTTTTGTCGTCAAAAATACCAGGTTTGATCTCTATCTCATCCCCCACCTTGAATTCACCTTGCACAAGTGTGCCCCCAAGAACACCGCCTTTGATCTGGTCAACTGACATACCTGGTTTGTTGACATCAAACGATCTCAGGACATGCATTACAGGATCCGCATTCTTATCTCTCTTTGGTATTGGAATGTGTTCCTCTATAGCTTGAATCAACGCATCTATGTTTAATTTATGTTGAGCAGAAACTGGAATTATTGGAGATTTTTCAGCAATGGTACCCTTCACAAAATTTTTTATTAGTTTATAGTTTCCCACAGCATCCTCATGTGAAACCAAATCCGCTTTGTTCTGAACAATCACTATACGCTGTATCCCGAGTATCTGTAAGGCGAGAAAATGCTCTCTTGTCTGAGGCTTTGGAACGTTCTCATTTGCGGCTATAACCAAGATAGCACCATCCATGACTGCAGCACCTGAAAGCATGTTTGCCATAAGACTTTCATGTCCCGGCGAGTCAACAAAACTCACAACCCTTTGCAATTCGCTCTTACCTCCGCAGTTTGGACATTTAGGAGAAGTTGAGTAATTTACTGGCGGTTCACATGAAGCACATTTGTAGAAGGCTGCATCTGCATATCCAACCCTAATTGTAATTCCCCGCTTCAGTTCCTCACTATGTGCGCTTGTCCAAACACCGGTTACAGCTTCAACTAGAGTTGTCTTGCCATGATCCACATGTCCTGCTGTACCTATGTTAACGCATGGCTGATATCCGTATTGTTCTATGTACCATTCTGGCAAAGTATCTTTCCAATGCAATGAACTATGCTAAAGATTAGGGGTATGTTAATCTTTGTCTTGTAGCAGTCAGTTCTAGTCGCGTCAGGTTTATTAGTAAATTGCAAATATATTTACACAATGCCTCCTGACAGGAAGAAAACTTCTGTGATGTCCTTCCGGCTTGACGATGACATCGTGGATGCTTTGCGCCAACAAGCTGAGGAGGAAGAGATCAGTCTAAATGTTCTTGCTAACCACATCTTTAGACGCTATGTTGAATGGGAGAGGGATGCGCAGAAGGCAGGTTTCATCCCTGTAACAAAGGAGCTGCTAATGGCCATTATCAATGAAATTGACGATAAAAAGATAGAAGAATTGGTTAGAAACGTAAGCAGGTATGTTGTCAAGGAACAGATACTATACATGGAAAGCAAGTATAATCTGGATTCATTTCTAAAATGGTTGGACATAAGGAACAAGATATCCGGATTTGCACAGAAACACGTGATCAATGGTAGAGAGCATGAATTCATTATACAGCATGATATGAACCTTAAATGGTCATTATATCTGAAGACATTGTTTGAAGTTATACTTGGTGACGTTTACAGGAAGAAAGTAGAGTTTGAAATAACCCCTGCCACTGTGATATTCAAGCTCGAGCGCTAAAAAATAAAAATTTATGGGTTGTATCAAGCTCATTCTGAAACGTGAACTGTTTCGAGTCTTTGCTGTTGTCTTGGTTCCTTAACCTTTGCTCTCGAATTCGCTGCTATACTTTCTAAATATGCAATCGTAATAGCTCCTACCACGGCTCCTGCAATGAGGATCCATTTGTGTATACCTAGACCAGAGTCTCTTCTAGACTCTGTATTATCATGTGTATTGTTTTGAGGCACCGAAGCAAGTGATTTTATGGAGAACGTTATGACTTTCACGGCACTCAGTATAGTCGCAACCGCTTCGAATCCGGTTGTTATAGACGAAAGGTATGCGAGTTTCATTACCTCCACCTCCAGCATTACTTATAGTAATTTCCTATTTACGGAGCATGTTTACGATGCATGGAATAGTAAACAATATCAATGGATCATTTGTTCATTTGAAAATTTTGCAAAATTAGTTACGAATCTACGAGGTCAGAAGAGCGTTTATCTGATAGATTTCATCAGTAATTACATTACCTCTTACCAGTTTTCTCTTCCTCTCTCCTTCTTTCACGCTTTGCAGACCAACACCCTTTGCCAGCAACACATACCTCTTAACACCACCATGCACATCATGTCGCATAGGCACGCCTGACTTGTCGCTGCCGCCAGTGATCTTGATCTTTCCTTCCACTCCAAGGACGGTAGCGTCAAAGACATCTCCAATTTTCAAGCCAAGCAGAGGTTGCGCCTGTTTGTCCTTTAGTTCGTATGTTGTGGATTTACCATTCTTCGGGTTTGCCACTATTAACTTAAACGAGGCCAATTCAGGTCATGTTTCTTGATGCTATTAATTAACGTTTGTAGAATCTCAAGGAGCGTTTGGATCTTTTATACTCACAATACATTGCGAAAATAGAATACAGAATGTCCTGACGGAGACTTTAACACGAGTGAAGAAGGTTTTCTATATCATCTATCATAGCGGAACGTGATCGACATGAGTTATCAGTTAGAGGAAATGCGATCTAAAATAACCTATCCTGATAGTCGGAAACTATACTCCTTACACGTTCCTCCATTTTCTTCATGTAACTGTTGAATGCGTCTTCGTAACCACAAGAGTCGCATTTTACAACGGTCATATCCTCGTTTATTTTAGCCCTCTTTCCACAGTTCGGACACCTTGCATCCATACAGTAAGTTAAGACCTTAACTATATAACTTATCATGGGCAGATAGAGAGCGTGTACTCATGGCGTGAATTTGGGAGGGAGGCAGAATTTCTGGTAGCAAGCTACCTTAAAACAAGAGGTTGGAATATCAGGTTCAGTCCATTGAGCAGGGGGGCTGCTGATATTGTTGCCCATAAGAATGGCGAGACGTGGTGCATTCAGGTTAAAGCTAGCCTAAAATCTCCGCATATAAAATCTAAAGAGATCAGGGAATTAAAGGAATATGCATGCTCTGTTCGTGGTCTTCCTGTCCTTGCTTTAGTTCAACCTTGGCAAAATGAAAATGGTGGAGTTTCAATAGGTCAATATATGATCTTTCTACGTTCGGCGTCTAATTGGGAACTAATGCAAACCTAATTCCACGCTTGTTACAATCCAATTTGTTCAATTGTAAAATTCTTCGCGTCATGCCTTTTTAGATAATCTACTCGTACTTCAAGAGCCATCGAATATTTCGTGCCGTTGTATAGCGTACATCGCTTGACAAATTGAAAGGATCTTTTATTGTTATTGTGATCGTGTTGGTTAACTTATCAAATATTCTCTACCTCTTCTCATTAACAAATATCAAGCCTAAGGTCAGAACTATACGAAGCAAGAACTACCTATCTGTGCACGTCTCTATTTGCGTTACTATGACGATTAATAAAGCAATTTCTTCGTGTTCTACAATCACTGATCTTGCAAAATAAATTGTTTGTTTCATATTTACGACTTGAACGAGCCGCTCAAGGCTTTTAGCTGACCCTTGCACTTACTACATGTGCAGGTTTGTAGACTTTCTATAAATGGGTAAACCTGCTATAATTCGAAATTTTTTCTCATTGCATCCACGCTATATCTATTTCCTTTTATTAGATCGGAATTGCGTATCTACACATCTTGCACCCACTGCTCTATGCCGATCTTCTCTCCAGCAATATACCTTTCAACGTGCATCATCAAATTACTTTCATCGTTTGACAATTTATCATTCATCTGTTTAAATTGTAATGCATTTAGAACTGCTTTACCTCCTAGATGGTTATTAAAATATACTCTTACAATTTTTGTCTGTTCTCTAACTTGTGCAATCTTTTCTGACCATGCTCGTAGCTCCTCTTTGCTGTATAAATAGTCGTACCAAAATCCTTTGTTTCTACCATGCCACCTTACAAAAGAATGGCTTGCCGTAATAACGGTATTTGATAGAAACTGCAGCTCCTCCTCTGGAGAGTCTGTCAAAGCTGCTGCTATGTTGTATTGTTTTAGCATCTCCCAAGGTCCTTCAGTATTCCATGATTTGTGTCTGAATTCTACAGCATAATCATACCCACTAGGTAATCTGTCCAAAAAACTTTCAACGCTAATGAAGTCGTTAACAGTAAAACTCGGAGGAAGCTGTATAAGAATGGCTCCAAGCTTGTTTGCTCTCTTTAATGGGGAAATAGTTTCTAGAAATTCTTCCAAATCTGTGATCGTGCCCTTCTTGATGTTTAACTTCTTTTTATGCGTTATAATTTCGGGAACCTTGATGGAAAACTGGAACGTCTCCGGAGTTGCTTTTGCAAGTCCTATGAAAGTTCCCTTGTTCATCTTCGAGTAAAGCTCGCCATAAAATGTGGAATCCATCTCGACCGTATTAAAGAACTTGGAGTAGTAGCGTAGTCTCTTAGTTCTGTTATTTGGATAAAACACTCCAAGCCATCCTTTTGGAGGAGGATCGGGATAGTCCCATCCAGAACATCCTGTCAGTAACTCTTGCATGACGTAGGATATGTCCAACCTGTATTAGAGTTATTTCCCGTATTTTGGTCATCAATTTATTTTTTGTCTGTTGTAATCTGTTAATGTTATACTTTGCTAGGATCTCAATACATGCTAGAAATCCACAAGAATAGTTTCCTTGAGTTCATCTCTTCTGACAAATCCATGTACCCAATACGACATTCAGTAATATTATGCACGTATCAATATAACTAATCTTTGTCGAGGAACATGTTTACACAAAATGATTCGGAGCAAATCCAAAGCTCTCTAAATACGAATAGGTTTCAAATACTTATGTCTCCTAGATCCCCAAAATTTTCGCCGAAATCTCCGCCCTGTGATCCCTGATCAACACTTGCATCATAACCTTCTGGCATGGCCTGATTCATAGTCATGCCAATCATGCTTAACATGCTCATCCAGAACATGATATCTATTATTCCCAAGAACATCATAGCAGGAATCCAGTTCCTGTTATTGATAACCATTTCCTCCAACTGCTGCTTATCCTCCTGCTTTGC
This genomic interval carries:
- a CDS encoding MBL fold metallo-hydrolase, which encodes MIEHSGVKIVWLGHDSFKISNGKTVYIDPYKINVVGKADILLISHEHFDHLSMNDVKKVVSSETSIVTAKECEGALKNVGAKEVIVVKPGDTVKVQGIEITAVPAYNTNKINPDTRKPFHPKEDNKVGFVVTMNSVRIYHAGDTDAVEEMKNIRVDIALLPVSGTYVMTAEEAAQAVKMIKPKIAIPMHYAAIVGSEKDAKKFKQLVKECDVKILNKE
- a CDS encoding translation initiation factor IF-2 subunit gamma is translated as MHWKDTLPEWYIEQYGYQPCVNIGTAGHVDHGKTTLVEAVTGVWTSAHSEELKRGITIRVGYADAAFYKCASCEPPVNYSTSPKCPNCGGKSELQRVVSFVDSPGHESLMANMLSGAAVMDGAILVIAANENVPKPQTREHFLALQILGIQRIVIVQNKADLVSHEDAVGNYKLIKNFVKGTIAEKSPIIPVSAQHKLNIDALIQAIEEHIPIPKRDKNADPVMHVLRSFDVNKPGMSVDQIKGGVLGGTLVQGEFKVGDEIEIKPGIFDDKKGKYEPIVTEIASLGTGAGIVDSIKPGGLVAIGTKLDPSYVKSDSLIGSIIGKPSTLPEEREGVTIDTQLFDTAVGTPELVRVEPIKVNELLRLNIGTAAMLATAKSVRDGKVELKFRRPICVLEQSRIALSRKIADRWRLIGAGVTVG
- a CDS encoding 30S ribosomal protein S6e; translated protein: MASFKLIVANPKNGKSTTYELKDKQAQPLLGLKIGDVFDATVLGVEGKIKITGGSDKSGVPMRHDVHGGVKRYVLLAKGVGLQSVKEGERKRKLVRGNVITDEIYQINALLTS
- a CDS encoding DUF72 domain-containing protein; its protein translation is MQELLTGCSGWDYPDPPPKGWLGVFYPNNRTKRLRYYSKFFNTVEMDSTFYGELYSKMNKGTFIGLAKATPETFQFSIKVPEIITHKKKLNIKKGTITDLEEFLETISPLKRANKLGAILIQLPPSFTVNDFISVESFLDRLPSGYDYAVEFRHKSWNTEGPWEMLKQYNIAAALTDSPEEELQFLSNTVITASHSFVRWHGRNKGFWYDYLYSKEELRAWSEKIAQVREQTKIVRVYFNNHLGGKAVLNALQFKQMNDKLSNDESNLMMHVERYIAGEKIGIEQWVQDV